A genomic window from Xyrauchen texanus isolate HMW12.3.18 chromosome 15, RBS_HiC_50CHRs, whole genome shotgun sequence includes:
- the LOC127655691 gene encoding serine/threonine-protein kinase SBK2-like isoform X2, with amino-acid sequence MTSLVTSEHFKVIKKLGEGSYGKVMLAVHKMRGTPMALKFFPRCSTTLHAFLREYNLSLSFCTHPSLTRAVGIFFSTPVHYVFAQEAGLYGDLYDVIVSEEGVSEECAQRVMSQLSGAVSHLHSLGFVHRDIKPENVFLCDHVCRWVKLGDFGLARAQGTQVRAVWYNSPFCVPEVEGAKRMNEVEDIWISVEPSLDTWALGILIYCLLTTCFPWEESTSDDPSYCKYRDWFNQTKETEERTRRQNGLREGDNFKQSEDFITLGERGNSEEADLEVPPNFDSLSSLVLTLLRQLLHPLPWLRPGPDEILSYLGGPWLLKTEKEEMWREREAQEEAKILRERGAVEGEKERLGRRER; translated from the exons ATGACATCATTGGTGACATCAGAGCACTTCAAAGTCATCAAGAAGCTGGGTGAGGGATCATACGGCAAGGTGATGCTGGCTGTGCATAAAATGAGAG GAACCCCAATGGCTCTGAAGTTCTTCCCTCGTTGTTCCACCACTCTCCACGCTTTCTTGCGTGAATacaatctctccctctctttttgcACACACCCCTCTCTGACACGTGCTGTGGGTATCTTCTTCTCCACGCCTGTTCACTATGTCTTCGCCCAGGAGGCTGGTCTCTATGGCGACCTCTATGATGTCATAGTGTCCGAG GAGGGGGTGAGCGAGGAATGTGCCCAGCGTGTGATGTCCCAGTTGAGTGGTGCTGTGTCACACCTCCATTCTCTGGGCTTTGTCCACCGTGATATCAAACCAGAAAATGTGTTCTTATGTGACCATGTTTGTCGTTGGGTCAAACTGGGCGACTTTGGTTTGGCAAGGGCGCAGGGGACTCAGGTCCGTGCTGTGTGGTACAACTCCCCTTTCTGTGTGCCTGAGGTGGAAGGTGCCAAGAGAATGAATGAGGTAGAAGATATCTGGATTTCTGTGGAGCCCAGTTTGGACACTTGGGCCTTGGGGATCCTTATATACTGCCTTCTGACTACCTGCTTCCCCTGGGAAGAGAGCACTTCTGATGACCCCTCTTACTGCAAGTACAGAGACTGGTTTAATCAAACCAAAGAAACAGAGGAAAGGACCAGGAGACAGAATGGGCTAAGGGAGGGAGACAATTTTAAGCAATCAGAGGACTTTATAACTCTGGGGGAGAGAGGTAACAGTGAGGAGGCTGACTTAGAGGTGCCCCCTAATTTTGACTCTTTAAGCTCACTAGTCCTAACCCTGCTGAGGCAGCTGCTGCACCCGCTTCCCTGGCTCCGTCCTGGGCCTGATGAGATTTTGTCTTACCTTGGGGGACCTTGGTTACTGAAAACAGAGAAAGAAGAGATGTGGAGAGAGCGGGAAGCGCAAGAGGAGGCCAAGATTTTGCGAGAGAGAGGAGCGGTGgaaggagaaaaagagagattggGAAGGAGGGAAAGATAA
- the LOC127655691 gene encoding serine/threonine-protein kinase SBK2-like isoform X1: MTTASQDLDEQCYLTAQSMTSLVTSEHFKVIKKLGEGSYGKVMLAVHKMRGTPMALKFFPRCSTTLHAFLREYNLSLSFCTHPSLTRAVGIFFSTPVHYVFAQEAGLYGDLYDVIVSEEGVSEECAQRVMSQLSGAVSHLHSLGFVHRDIKPENVFLCDHVCRWVKLGDFGLARAQGTQVRAVWYNSPFCVPEVEGAKRMNEVEDIWISVEPSLDTWALGILIYCLLTTCFPWEESTSDDPSYCKYRDWFNQTKETEERTRRQNGLREGDNFKQSEDFITLGERGNSEEADLEVPPNFDSLSSLVLTLLRQLLHPLPWLRPGPDEILSYLGGPWLLKTEKEEMWREREAQEEAKILRERGAVEGEKERLGRRER, encoded by the exons ACTGCATCTCAAGACCTGGATGAGCAGTGCTACCTCACAGCTCAGTCTATGACATCATTGGTGACATCAGAGCACTTCAAAGTCATCAAGAAGCTGGGTGAGGGATCATACGGCAAGGTGATGCTGGCTGTGCATAAAATGAGAG GAACCCCAATGGCTCTGAAGTTCTTCCCTCGTTGTTCCACCACTCTCCACGCTTTCTTGCGTGAATacaatctctccctctctttttgcACACACCCCTCTCTGACACGTGCTGTGGGTATCTTCTTCTCCACGCCTGTTCACTATGTCTTCGCCCAGGAGGCTGGTCTCTATGGCGACCTCTATGATGTCATAGTGTCCGAG GAGGGGGTGAGCGAGGAATGTGCCCAGCGTGTGATGTCCCAGTTGAGTGGTGCTGTGTCACACCTCCATTCTCTGGGCTTTGTCCACCGTGATATCAAACCAGAAAATGTGTTCTTATGTGACCATGTTTGTCGTTGGGTCAAACTGGGCGACTTTGGTTTGGCAAGGGCGCAGGGGACTCAGGTCCGTGCTGTGTGGTACAACTCCCCTTTCTGTGTGCCTGAGGTGGAAGGTGCCAAGAGAATGAATGAGGTAGAAGATATCTGGATTTCTGTGGAGCCCAGTTTGGACACTTGGGCCTTGGGGATCCTTATATACTGCCTTCTGACTACCTGCTTCCCCTGGGAAGAGAGCACTTCTGATGACCCCTCTTACTGCAAGTACAGAGACTGGTTTAATCAAACCAAAGAAACAGAGGAAAGGACCAGGAGACAGAATGGGCTAAGGGAGGGAGACAATTTTAAGCAATCAGAGGACTTTATAACTCTGGGGGAGAGAGGTAACAGTGAGGAGGCTGACTTAGAGGTGCCCCCTAATTTTGACTCTTTAAGCTCACTAGTCCTAACCCTGCTGAGGCAGCTGCTGCACCCGCTTCCCTGGCTCCGTCCTGGGCCTGATGAGATTTTGTCTTACCTTGGGGGACCTTGGTTACTGAAAACAGAGAAAGAAGAGATGTGGAGAGAGCGGGAAGCGCAAGAGGAGGCCAAGATTTTGCGAGAGAGAGGAGCGGTGgaaggagaaaaagagagattggGAAGGAGGGAAAGATAA